In the genome of Xiphias gladius isolate SHS-SW01 ecotype Sanya breed wild chromosome 18, ASM1685928v1, whole genome shotgun sequence, the window AGGAGTTTCGATCAAGATGTGATTCATAACACTTGCCCTATGTATCACTCTACCACGACTCCCTCTCTCACCTATCATCCATGAGCCTCCAAGCTAGCTGCCTAAATAGCTGGACACTATGGACAATAattgaacagcagcagcaagacCAGCTCTGGGTTATTTATCCTCAAGCACCTCAGAATGAGTCCACACAGAGACTTTAGAGTACTCTAGAGAAGTCTGTGAGAACACAACAAAgtgcctctgaaaatggagagTGCAACTAAAAGTTCCCTTCACAATAAGGACTATTAAAAGGAAACACCACAATACAGCATGACTGTTCCAGACACTTCTCAGTGGAGTGCGTCAGTCATGGACTCACATGACACAGAGAAAActcaaataaaagctgttaACCACATGGAAAATCTAAGCATCAGACAAATCAAAGGTTTAGCCAGGAGGAATTTAGGTAGAACCAGCAGaattttatgtgtaaatgtttaTACTGAAATGTGATCATGAGACACTCAACTTACGTTACAGATTGTTTGGTTATATTTTAAGTGGAATTatcttatttgtctttttaaaaatataagttCTATCCTATTGCTAAGgtctgtttcaaataaaggGATTCATCATCAAACACACTAGGACATTTTACCAGAGTAAGCTAACATTTTTCGCtcacagaaatgttaaatgtcagaTATACTTCTCAGCAGCATTGTAATAACagttataaaaattatattcttTATGTGGCAGCAAAATGCAACAGGAGGTGGATcgcacacacagttttacataGTTTACATGATTTTATCTCAAATATGCAACTCTGCCCAACAGGAGGCAAGCAGTCATACAGACTGAATGGGATGTAGCTATCTTTCCACAGACATTAGAGTAGGCTAGCAATATGTACATACAATGTAACTACCTCTGAACTAGCATGATATTGACTCACTACAGCCTTATGATGTTTGTCTCCCTTTTTATATGCTAAACagcaaatatataattttatatgttAAGAAATAAATCCttagtttgtaaaaaaaacaaacttgtcttgCTATTTATGTACATACTTTGTAAACAACTGATAAACATGTTTGAATAAAATTAtcttcatactgtatatacatgaACAACTTTGCTTATGCAACTATTCTGAAACACACCTCCACATTACACAAGAAGTCATGGTCTTGTGTGTAATATATTAAGAAAGTTAAATGATCAATTAGTGTTCAAATAAACTTtaatatcaaaacacaaacataaacatttaattataaATCTGTAGATATTTCTGAATTAAGAAAAGGAATGCATACACAAGAAAAGGAAGTAGGTATTAGCactaaatgaaaaatttaattcacTCTTTAGCAGTAGGACATGTATGAGACGTGATGGCTCTGAGGAAGCGGGGCCTGTGGCTCTACCAAGTGAGGTGGAAACTACGCACAAGTTTTCTTTGCtggctcctccacctcctgctgTGCACTGAGAGCCTCTCTTTTGCGTGATGATGTGTTCCGATCCGGAGTGTTTTCTTTATTGCCCTTCACGACTCCCTGAACAAAGCCAGATACAAACTATTTAAGACAATGACAGCAATGCCCATGTATGCTtctcacacatttaaaataatgagaaGTATTAAATACGGAggtcatttaaatataaatatacaatatatacatgaAAATCAATCAAACAGGTTGCATCACTTTGTTGCAGGTGAAATAAATTAGTACATATTATATCAAGCGAGCACGGCACCACCTTGTGGATAAAATGAGCCACTACACACAACTTATACAATAACTACGTTGCTGTGAAGAAAATGTCAATAATCATACAACCCACTAAGAATAATGCATGCTATCTGACGGGacattacaaaattaaattaaaaagcttCAAGAAGAAAACTGCATCACCTACAGACCAGAGTGACTTACCGTGTTTTTCTGAACAGCATGTTCTTGTGTCCACTTCCTGGCCTTCTCCATGAATAgttgtttgttgtatttgaaCTCTGATGACTGCATTCGAAAAATGTGAGCGTCTCTTTACAGGTATGAGGTTACACAATCGTTCACTGTACAACTGAAATGCTCTCTACTGCAATTTTTATACTGCAAgaggctgaattttttttttgttgacaaagTCTAAAGGTGTTTCAGACTGATATCTAAACAAGTTATtctagaatttaaaaaaaaccctggctTTTGATAAAAAAAGGCATACTGAAAAGAGTGTTCAATTATTTTCCAGGTACAAATTCTAAACATAGTATTATTTAGTTCTCAGCTATTCTAATGTTTTTGATAAAGCTCTATTGTCACATATCCATATGGTATCACacttttgacaaaaacaaattaaaccaCCACAATGTGATCATGTATCAAAGTTATGCTCTAACAGATAGTATGATATGTGTGGATACAAGACTACTTGTGACTCACTATATCAGCCATGAGTGGGTCATCTGGATTGGGCTCAGCCATGAGCAGCTGAATAGAGGAGAGGACTGTGGAGATGTTTAGGGATGGCTTCCAGGCAccctgaataaaataaagagcagcAAACATTAAATCTATGTATTAAACACATGTAAGCTGGTTTATATCCACATTTTTTGACAGCAGACAAACCAGATAATGCAGGTGAAAAGTAGTTTGTTTTGTGCTTGAAATATTTAACAACCTTTGGCGGGAGTTTGAGAGCATCATGGCAGATACGTCCTGAATTGTCAATGTTTGGATGGTAAATGGGAGTCAAGAATCGCATTTTGGGAGGCTCAAATGGGTACCTACGAGAGGAAAACAGCAGATAAATCTAACAGTAGTGCAGTAATGACTTGTAACTGGTTAATGGTAGAGAAAACTCCTTCATCAATGTTAAACCTCGTAGAAAATTTACCTTTCTGGGACCTTGATCTCCAAAGAGAAGAGTCCACCTTCATAAGGAGTTCCTGTTCCACCTACTAGCTCTGCAAATTAGGGGAAGGGAAAAAACTTATCATCAGGTAGACAAAACAGATAATTAGTTTGTGAtatatgtaaaagtaaaaaaggttaaattttTTATATAGCCCTTTTCATAGGCAATAGTCAACAAGTGCTTTACAGagtaggaagaaaaaaataaaagaaaagaaagcattgATGATGGggtgacctcacaaaacacatgatAAAAGTGCAAGACTGAAACTCACAATACGCAATAAAATGTACGATACACAATAGAAAATagacagtaaaaatgtaaaagaaaatttacCCAGTGTATAACAGGTACTCAAAGGCCTGTCTAAACAGGTAtgtcttcagctgctttttaaaagaagCCACAGAATCAGCAGACCGTAGGGTTGCAGGTAAAGCATTCCATAATTTAGGTGCCACAGCCGCCAAACCTCTATCTCCATGGGTATTTAGGTGGGTGCGCGGGACAGACAGCAGTTAAAATGTATCAGGAtattaaaaaatcatttgaaatcCTCAGGAGAGCAGTTTCAGCGGAGTGCTCTTTCTGAAACCCAGACTGAAacttatcaaaaatattttttctcttcagcGCAGAAGTGAGTTGATTTTCCATTATCTTTTCCAGGATATTCAACAAAAATGGGGGTTTCAATATAGGCCTATAGTTAATGGGCAAAGCAGGATCTAAGTTAGTTTTCTTCAATATGGTCTGGATAGTAGCATGTTTGAAATAGGGAGGGACACGTCCTGAAGACAAGGAAGAGTTAAAACTAGCTGATATAGCTGGGAACGCAAGAACAaatgcataataataaaaaaaaaataatgaataacgaagtaaatacataaacaaaatagCACAAAATTGCTACAGAGACTTTATGTTACATTTGgcagttttatttacatgtgtttCAGGCACCCCTGACCTGTTTTACTGGTTACTGCCCTCAATGAGCCCCTATGATGAgataattcaaacaaaaacactgtgaaatttggGGAAGATctataaaaattttaatatgtttttaaaatgtttgaatgatcATTGTGGAGGATATAGTTAGCGGTGCTGTTGAACCGCATTACACAGACAACTGTTTATGTTATTTAGACCATCCTCATTGAAATAAATGGGGTCGACACCTACCACTATAAGGCAATataattcaacagcaacacaaaccgCAGacttcaaaatgacaatgacgttgaattaacacctctctaaaacagttgcaacaaaaactgaatattatcACCTTCATGAAGGCAGGTTTTATTGCAAgcctgttgtattagactgcattaatttataataataattttaattttgtgtatgtgtaatatTAGCTATGTGTACCCAATAAATTTGTCACTGAGTGCTTAATATATATTAGGTATTGcattatttacacatttatcaCACAAGTGATTTTTAAGTATGTGTGTCCTGCCAGATGGAATGGATTTACTCACAGACAAAAGATCATGTCACTGTTTGGAAAAGGTAGTTTTTAGTCACACAAAGAGTAGTCTTTAGTAGTTTTACATCCAGTGACAGAAAGTACGTACGTGCCCGGAGGTCGTCTATCCGTTCCTCCGTCTGCCAGCATGTTATTCCGGGAGGTGGCTCGGTGCTCAGCATCTGAAGTTCACGCTTCAAACGGGATGCCCTCTGCATGCTGCAAAGCGGAGAAAAGACTAAACTGTCTGGATCGTTGCATGACAAATGTAACTATATCTGTATGAAAAGTGAGATTCTGACCCCATGCTGGACATGTATTAGCCTTAATTTAGCAACATCACATGGGAGGCCAAAACTGGGTTTATATTGGACCCAGTCTATTGATTCAATAATTCAtttgaaacaaatgcaaaatatttctTAACTCGCTTAATGGTAGTAGCGGTAgaagtattagtagtagtagtaacattAGCCCTGAGTGTTTACATTTACCGGTTAGCCTGCCTGGTTTAACGTTAACTAACTAGCTGTCTACTTAAAAGCCTACTGTTATTAACCTTACTAACGTTAAGGCTATGGAAACATGTCTGTACGTCTTCGTAAGTCCAATGACCAAACCGAATATAAAATAAGATCATGTTTTCTCGATATTAAATCGCTTTCGCTTACTTGTTTACCCTCTTTAAAGCTTGCTGTCCACTTCACAgctatttatttcaaattaaactttCAACTAGCGACGAggcttgtttttggttttccctctctccctacGTCATCAGCACCGCCACCGCTGTCTTCTTCGtcgtcgtcttcttcttcttcttcttcttcctcttcttcttcgtcttcgtcttcctcttcttcttcttcttcttcttcttcttcttcttcttgtcacGGTGGCGCATCCTCGCCCCCTACAGTTGAATACACGTAGAATAGCATCCCATGGCAAGTTGGAGAAGCCTGCAATTCCAGCTCCTTCGCATGGGAAGGTGCTACTTGAATATTTTGGGAAAGGGAAACTATGGttcaaccccccccacacacacacacacactttgagtCAAGTAGCTTATAAAGACGAAATCAGTTCTGCAAGTGTCAGAGCAAAGTCGAACTTTAGGGACTTTATCCATTTGTCTATATTATAGGGATAGTTCAGAGCTGAACGCGAGGCACCGAGAATGCCTTATTATCATGTGCTATTATCACACGCAAACTCAGTCCACTGTTTCCATTCCCAAAACCGTCCACAAATATTGTAATTTACTCTTTCAgatgaaaaattgtgaatatataataaatcatttcacaAATGTATGTTCTGCAAAAAATTTGTTCCAAGCAAGCTGCAgtttaaaaaggaacaaaaataataactgaagtttttgttttacacatagGACCAGTTTGGTTTCATGTAACTGACATGTGACAGTGGCGCAGTGTTTATTGCAATGAACAATAGTTTAATTATTGTCTTTGCATATATTTGCTACACTGTGATTTATATTGATATCAGAAATATTCTTtataatattgtgatatttcaaCCATATCATGCAGCTCCTCATACAATTCAAATTTAGTGTACCTCAAGTCCTCTCTGTATCGAGTGAATGTTCAACAAAGTAGTTAGATGATACAgtttatgtatttctttattattatgataaatCACAGTTTTTTCCATCTTGAAAAGGTacaccatgaaaaacaaaacaatgtaatCTTACAAAACCTCACAATCACAGCGGTTGGGTAGAATACACACAATCTCATTTTACAGCAGTGGCATAGATAGCCTGAAAAGTAATGTATTTGTGCCGTTTGTCCTCTATTCTGACTTCAGTGAAGCCAGAGTCTCTCAGAGCGGCCATGTAGGCCTCCGGGCGCCAGTTCTCCCCTGGCATCACTCGCTTTGCTGCCATAGTAGCCACATGGTACAGCCTCAGTGTGGTCACCATCAGGCCTCCTGGGTGGGTTCAAGGGggagaaaaataattacatttgtgcAGAGAAGCATTAATAAAAGACAGTGATTGCTCAGAGAGTCAAGATTAGGAGTAAGGTAGTGAATCTTAAGACAATCTGAGACAGGTTGTAATTTGGTTGATGAACATGCCTTGAAAATAAAGTCCATCTCATTGTTACAATGTCATATCCTACCTGGTTTCATTACCCGGTGTATCTCTGAAGCTCCCTTCCTCAGGTCAGGCCAGAAGTAGTAGCAGTTACAGTGAAAGACTTTATCCACAGTGCTGTCTGCTAGAGGCATTGCTGCTACATCACAGTGGTGTAGTGTCACTTTCCCACTTGCCACAAGTTCCTTCACTCTCTCACTTGCCATCTgtaagagaagaggaggagaaatattCTACTATTCCAAACGTGAGTAATGTTCCCCCTTCAAATACCATATTGTcccagtagtagtagtagctaTACTTTTCTGTTCCTATGTGGCTAGTTTAGGCAGGCTTGAGAAGCTTGTTATGTCTATAAAAAACATTATACTggtgttttgttaatttaagaGACTTTTTtataacaaacaaaatttaaagacATACATACACTGAATCTAAATACTTTTTTCCACTCTGTCAGAATTCATACCTCACCTGATGCATGTACTCTGAGTAATCCACCCCTATAAGCCGGCCTTCGGGCTCCTTTAGCAGTTTGGCTGCTGACTGCAGACCCAGACCTGGGCCGTGACCCACTTCCAGCACTGTGTCCCCAGGTTGGATCCCACACAGCTGCACGGCATTCTCCTCAAGGACCTGGTTGCGCACTGTGAGCAACTTACTGACCAGCCACCCTGCAACTGATCGTGTTGGGTTGCCCAGCTGTTTCCCCAGTTTTTCAGCCCACATTACTGGAGAAATATGACAGAAAAGACGTGGgtatttttttatacacacacacgctcacatacacacacacacacacacacacacacatatatatacacacacacacacacacacacacacaaatatatatatatatatatatatatatatatatatatatatatatacacacacacacatatatatatatatatatatatatatatatatatatatatatatatatacacacacacacacatatatatatatatatatacatatacatatatatacacacatataatatatatatatatatatatatatatacacacatatatatatatatatatatatatatatatatatatatatatatatatatatatatatatatatatatatatatatatatatacacacacatataatatatatatatatatatatatatatatatatatatatatatatatatatatatatatatatatatatatatatatatatatatatatatatatacacacacatataatatatatatatatatatatatatatatatatatatatatatatatatatatatatatatatatatatatatatatatacacacatatatatatatatatatatatatatatatatatatatatacacacacatataatatatatatatatatatatatatatatatatatatatatatatatatatatatatatatatacacacacacatatatatatatatatatatatacacacacacatatgtgtatatatatatatatatatatatatatatatacacatgtgtacatatatatatatatatatatatatatatacacaaatgtttggcattggATCTTATTGTGGCCCCTGGGTTTTCAA includes:
- the ube2t gene encoding ubiquitin-conjugating enzyme E2 T is translated as MQRASRLKRELQMLSTEPPPGITCWQTEERIDDLRAQLVGGTGTPYEGGLFSLEIKVPERYPFEPPKMRFLTPIYHPNIDNSGRICHDALKLPPKGAWKPSLNISTVLSSIQLLMAEPNPDDPLMADISSEFKYNKQLFMEKARKWTQEHAVQKNTGVVKGNKENTPDRNTSSRKREALSAQQEVEEPAKKTCA
- the zgc:194242 gene encoding uncharacterized methyltransferase YdaC; protein product: MWAEKLGKQLGNPTRSVAGWLVSKLLTVRNQVLEENAVQLCGIQPGDTVLEVGHGPGLGLQSAAKLLKEPEGRLIGVDYSEYMHQMASERVKELVASGKVTLHHCDVAAMPLADSTVDKVFHCNCYYFWPDLRKGASEIHRVMKPGGLMVTTLRLYHVATMAAKRVMPGENWRPEAYMAALRDSGFTEVRIEDKRHKYITFQAIYATAVK